One window of Vicia villosa cultivar HV-30 ecotype Madison, WI unplaced genomic scaffold, Vvil1.0 ctg.004729F_1_1, whole genome shotgun sequence genomic DNA carries:
- the LOC131642260 gene encoding disease resistance protein RPV1-like — MASVFPPPSLTRKIPEQNHDVFLSFRGLDTRYNFTSHLYAALTRHQIKTYIDNELERGNEISHSLLRAINHAKLSIIVFSENYASSRWCLEELVSILKCKKDDGQILVPIFYHVNPTNVRNQTGSYGVALAEHEKRSDMNKVQTWRIALTEAANLSGWNCLGTGNESELVEQIAKDILQKLESITSRGLEGRINTYKQIAQQKQEKSLRTGNLADMEELITTLYQLAELKLEKASSSNDWSVWSDVIGTHERILQLKLDKWMRTYSAKDLEDIKDARNHLLHFFENIPTTFAR, encoded by the exons ATGGCATCAGTTTTTCCTCCTCCATCTCTTACACGGAAAATCCCTGAACAAAACCACGACGTTTTCCTCAGTTTCAGAGGCCTGGATACTCGCTATAATTTCACAAGCCATCTATATGCCGCGTTAACCCGACATCAAATCAAAACATACATTGACAATGAGCTTGAAAGAGGTAATGAAATATCACATTCACTTCTCAGGGCAATCAATCATGCAAAGTTATCAATAATCGTCTTCTCAGAAAACTATGCTTCTTCTAGATGGTGTTTGGAAGAGCTTGTGAGTATACTGAAATGTAAGAAAGACGATGGTCAAATTTTAGTGCCGATTTTTTACCATGTTAACCCAACAAATGTAAGGAATCAGACGGGAAGCTATGGAGTTGCTTTGGCTGAGCATGAAAAACGTAGCGACATGAATAAGGTTCAAACATGGCGGATAGCTTTGACAGAAGCTGCCAATTTGTCTGGCTGGAATTGCTTGGGCACAGg GAATGAGTCTGAACTTGTAGAGCAAATTGCAAAGGATATATTACAAAAGCTGGAGTCAATAACAAGCAGGGGATTAGAAGGACGCATTAACACATACAAGCAAATTGCACAACAGAAACAAGAGAAATCACTTAGAACAGGTAATCTCGCGGACATGGAAGAATTGATTACAACATTGTACCAACTTGCAGAATTAAAATTGGAGAAAGCCTCTAGTTCAAATGATTGGAGTGTTTGGAGTGATGTTATAGGTACGCATGAACGTATTTTGCAGCTTAAACTAGACAAGTGGATGCGAACTTATAGTGCAAAAGATTTGGAGGATATAAAGGATGCAAGGAACCATTTgttgcatttttttgaaaatattccaACTACATTTGCTAGATAG